The Litoribrevibacter albus genome includes a window with the following:
- a CDS encoding type 1 glutamine amidotransferase domain-containing protein, translating to MILILLPDSDYDPTESAVPWQALINAGFEVCFATPSGKVAYADKRLTELGFGVLSTFFMTRKRDIDSYQKMALSESFNRPLKLSDLTLDGHLNVEGILVPGGHAQGMKTLLESAHAQTLITDAFKKDIPVAAVCHGVLLLARSIDPETGKSVLFNRKTTALPKWMELFAWYATKPKLGDYYRTYPVSVEDEVKASLQHTRNYRLGPILPFRDKPGGGGPVCIVRDGNYLSARWPGDCHTLARDFVALLKEQI from the coding sequence ATGATTTTAATACTACTACCAGATTCAGATTATGACCCAACCGAATCGGCCGTGCCTTGGCAGGCATTAATCAATGCCGGCTTTGAGGTGTGTTTTGCCACACCGTCTGGCAAGGTCGCGTATGCCGATAAACGGCTGACGGAATTAGGCTTCGGTGTGTTATCGACATTTTTTATGACACGAAAAAGAGACATAGATAGCTACCAGAAAATGGCATTAAGTGAGTCATTCAATAGGCCGCTTAAACTCAGTGATCTTACGCTGGATGGGCATCTCAACGTCGAAGGTATTCTTGTCCCGGGCGGACACGCGCAAGGGATGAAGACTTTACTTGAATCGGCACATGCTCAGACTTTAATTACTGATGCTTTTAAGAAGGATATTCCCGTTGCGGCTGTCTGTCATGGCGTGTTGCTTCTTGCCCGTTCGATTGATCCGGAAACTGGGAAGTCGGTGTTATTTAATCGAAAGACCACCGCATTGCCTAAGTGGATGGAATTATTTGCCTGGTATGCCACCAAGCCCAAATTGGGTGACTACTATCGAACGTACCCTGTGTCGGTTGAGGATGAAGTTAAAGCCAGCCTTCAACATACCAGGAACTACAGGTTAGGGCCGATCCTACCGTTTCGGGATAAGCCCGGTGGTGGCGGGCCGGTGTGTATCGTAAGGGATGGCAATTATTTGTCTGCTCGTTGGCCAGGTGATTGCCATACCTTAGCGAGAGACTTTGTTGCCTTGCTAAAAGAGCAGATCTAA
- a CDS encoding AraC family transcriptional regulator: MAKQQSVIKSYVQTLIDTTINAGVTLSDLLDELPLSEDDLKQPEFRLDMTVMTQLWLRAVALTKDPYLGLHVGENMQLGSLHAFGPIAMNCPTLDTAIDYMVKYSSIVSEGGVISYKHQGELCNILYTPNENLIPVTHYQIEGVLSTLINIARMISTESLTPTSVHFEHDEPDSLDVYHRIFRCPIYFNATDNKIVLTQQDVALPVKFADPSLLAFHEILAQQILTKLSKEEKTRHHVQHIIHELGPRVCSPENVAQRLNLSLRSLQRKLQEEHSSYQDILDTYRKEQSKHLLTHTQWSIATIAEHLGYLNLSSYHRAFRRWYGITPAGYRKEKIA, translated from the coding sequence ATGGCAAAGCAGCAATCCGTCATCAAAAGTTATGTTCAGACCTTAATTGATACCACCATCAATGCTGGCGTGACATTATCGGACTTACTTGATGAGTTACCCCTATCAGAAGACGATCTAAAGCAACCCGAGTTTCGCCTAGATATGACGGTAATGACCCAACTCTGGTTGCGTGCGGTGGCACTAACCAAGGATCCATATCTCGGTTTACACGTGGGAGAGAACATGCAGCTGGGCTCTCTGCATGCCTTTGGGCCAATTGCGATGAACTGCCCAACCTTAGACACCGCAATTGATTACATGGTGAAGTATTCAAGCATTGTCAGTGAGGGAGGCGTCATCTCATACAAGCATCAGGGAGAGCTCTGCAACATCCTGTATACGCCAAACGAGAACCTGATCCCGGTTACGCACTACCAAATAGAAGGAGTGCTCTCAACGCTGATTAATATCGCTAGAATGATTTCAACAGAGTCACTGACTCCGACATCAGTTCATTTTGAACATGACGAACCAGACTCTCTCGATGTATATCATCGCATCTTCCGCTGTCCGATCTATTTCAACGCTACGGACAATAAGATAGTACTCACCCAGCAGGATGTAGCTTTACCTGTGAAGTTTGCGGACCCGTCATTATTGGCGTTTCATGAAATACTGGCCCAACAGATTCTGACTAAACTATCGAAAGAAGAAAAAACACGTCACCACGTTCAACACATTATTCATGAACTGGGTCCACGTGTCTGTTCACCGGAAAACGTCGCCCAACGTCTCAACCTGTCTTTGCGATCGCTGCAACGTAAACTGCAGGAAGAGCACAGCAGCTATCAAGATATTTTAGATACTTATCGAAAAGAACAATCCAAGCACTTACTCACCCACACCCAATGGTCCATCGCAACCATTGCGGAGCACCTCGGCTATCTCAACCTGAGCAGTTATCATCGAGCTTTTAGACGCTGGTATGGAATTACACCGGCGGGTTATAGGAAGGAAAAAATAGCATGA